In Microbacterium lushaniae, the following are encoded in one genomic region:
- a CDS encoding glycosidase, with amino-acid sequence MTAAVPYRLTRIGIVMTPDPDDPDEVEGVLNPGSGRGPDGELYLLPRLVAAGNVSRVGLARVVIEDGVPVGVVREGVVLAPDRGWERGADHGGVEDPRITWIDAVGVHVMTYVAFGPLGPRTALAVSDDLRTWRRLGPALFRYQDDLDTDLNLFHNKDTVFFPEPVRAPDGTEALAVLHRPMWDLGETRPGQGVRLPAGVEDPRQSIWISYVPLTAVRADLANLTLWEQHRFVAGPQFPFEALKIGGGPPPLRVPEGWLVLHHGVTGVIDNAFAQQRNVNYAAGALLLDAADPGRVLARTAEPLLAPETPDERSGIVPNVVFPTAVEQIDGRYFVFYGMADSKIGVALLERSDGGSPP; translated from the coding sequence ATGACAGCGGCCGTGCCGTACCGGCTCACGCGCATCGGGATCGTGATGACCCCCGACCCCGACGACCCGGACGAGGTGGAGGGCGTGCTCAACCCGGGCTCAGGCCGCGGGCCGGATGGGGAGCTGTATCTCCTCCCGCGCCTCGTGGCCGCCGGCAACGTCTCGCGCGTGGGTCTGGCGCGCGTCGTGATCGAGGACGGAGTCCCGGTCGGAGTCGTCCGCGAGGGCGTCGTGCTCGCGCCCGACCGCGGCTGGGAGCGCGGCGCCGACCACGGCGGCGTCGAGGATCCGCGCATCACGTGGATCGACGCGGTCGGGGTGCACGTCATGACCTACGTCGCCTTCGGCCCGCTCGGTCCGCGCACCGCGCTCGCCGTCTCGGACGACCTGCGTACGTGGCGGCGCCTCGGACCGGCCCTGTTCCGCTACCAGGACGACCTCGACACCGACTTGAACCTGTTCCACAACAAGGACACCGTGTTCTTCCCCGAGCCCGTCCGCGCTCCCGACGGCACGGAGGCGCTCGCCGTCCTGCACCGGCCGATGTGGGACCTGGGGGAGACCCGCCCAGGGCAGGGCGTGCGGCTGCCGGCGGGTGTGGAGGATCCCCGCCAGTCGATCTGGATCAGCTACGTGCCGCTGACTGCCGTGCGCGCCGACCTGGCGAACCTCACCCTGTGGGAGCAGCACCGGTTCGTCGCCGGTCCGCAGTTCCCGTTCGAGGCGCTGAAGATCGGCGGCGGGCCGCCACCGCTGCGCGTTCCCGAGGGCTGGCTCGTGCTGCACCACGGCGTCACCGGCGTCATCGACAACGCGTTCGCGCAGCAGCGGAACGTCAACTACGCCGCCGGTGCGCTCCTGCTGGATGCCGCCGACCCGGGCCGCGTCCTGGCACGCACCGCCGAGCCGCTGCTCGCCCCGGAGACGCCCGACGAGCGCAGCGGCATCGTGCCCAACGTCGTCTTCCCCACCGCGGTCGAGCAGATCGACGGCCGGTATTTCGTGTTCTACGGCATGGCCGACTCCAAGATCGGGGTCGCGCTGCTGGAACGCTCCGACGGTGGATCCCCACCCTGA